The following proteins are co-located in the Halarcobacter sp. genome:
- a CDS encoding TIGR02757 family protein — translation MNKNDKKIKELLDKEIECRNNDCELSYEKPDPLLVASRFKDEYAILLCALFGYGKASLIVKFLDSLDFSLLESSEEKIEKELDKFYYRFQNSEDVKTIFKTFRRMKQENSLNDIFLKGYKKENSVLEGLDFLINTINKHASYSSQGFTFLVSSPLKRDKCGIIKEIGNAPYKRWNMFFRWMVREDNLDLGLWDGIDKKDLILPLDTHTFKVSQKLELLDRKTYDLKSALLVTEKLKEFDELDPIKYDFALYRIGQEKLL, via the coding sequence ATGAATAAAAATGATAAAAAAATAAAAGAATTACTTGATAAAGAGATAGAGTGTAGAAATAATGACTGTGAATTAAGTTATGAAAAGCCAGACCCACTTTTAGTTGCAAGTAGGTTCAAAGATGAATATGCCATCTTGCTTTGTGCTCTTTTTGGATATGGAAAAGCAAGTTTAATTGTAAAATTTTTGGATAGTTTAGACTTTTCTCTTTTAGAAAGTAGTGAAGAAAAAATCGAAAAAGAGTTAGATAAGTTTTACTATAGGTTTCAAAACAGTGAGGATGTAAAAACTATCTTTAAAACCTTTAGAAGAATGAAACAAGAAAACTCTTTAAATGATATTTTTCTAAAAGGATATAAAAAAGAAAATTCAGTTTTAGAGGGCTTAGATTTTCTAATCAATACAATAAATAAACATGCTTCATACAGCTCTCAAGGTTTTACTTTTTTAGTATCAAGCCCACTAAAAAGAGATAAATGTGGAATAATAAAAGAGATAGGAAATGCTCCATATAAAAGATGGAATATGTTTTTTAGATGGATGGTAAGAGAAGATAATTTGGATTTAGGACTTTGGGACGGAATTGATAAAAAGGATTTGATTTTACCTCTTGATACTCACACTTTCAAAGTTTCTCAAAAACTAGAATTATTAGATAGAAAAACCTATGATTTAAAATCAGCTTTATTAGTAACTGAAAAATTAAAAGAGTTTGATGAACTTGATCCAATTAAATATGATTTTGCTTTGTATAGAATTGGACAGGAAAAATTATTATGA
- a CDS encoding Sir2 family NAD-dependent protein deacetylase — protein MGEKIVIFSGAGLSASSGISTFRDKDGLWEEHDINEICSAGCLDWNYENTINFYNKRREDIKDKLPNNAHKMISRLKAKYPNKIEVITQNVDDLLEKADCKDVLHLHGFLQELRCMSCNDIINIKYEVQDKGNSICTICGSKMRPNIVFFGEAAPKYETMYNILNNCDLLVVIGTSGNVIDVNHLSQYANKAILNNLEPSFAIYEECFDKIYYEDANTAYKKIEEDIEEYINS, from the coding sequence CAACTTTTAGAGATAAAGATGGCTTGTGGGAAGAGCATGATATAAATGAGATATGCAGTGCAGGGTGCTTAGACTGGAATTATGAAAATACAATCAATTTTTATAATAAAAGAAGAGAAGATATAAAAGATAAACTTCCTAATAATGCACATAAAATGATTTCAAGATTAAAAGCAAAATATCCTAATAAAATAGAAGTAATTACTCAAAATGTAGATGATTTATTAGAAAAAGCAGATTGTAAAGATGTACTACATCTTCATGGTTTTCTTCAAGAATTAAGATGTATGAGTTGTAATGATATAATAAATATAAAATATGAAGTACAAGATAAAGGTAATTCAATCTGTACAATATGTGGCTCAAAAATGAGACCAAATATAGTTTTTTTTGGTGAAGCTGCACCAAAATATGAAACTATGTATAATATTTTAAATAACTGTGATTTGTTAGTAGTAATTGGTACAAGTGGAAATGTAATTGATGTTAATCATTTATCTCAATATGCAAACAAAGCTATACTAAACAATCTTGAACCAAGTTTTGCAATATATGAAGAGTGCTTTGATAAAATATATTATGAAGATGCAAATACAGCATATAAAAAAATTGAAGAAGATATTGAGGAATATATAAATAGCTAA